A genomic window from Peromyscus maniculatus bairdii isolate BWxNUB_F1_BW_parent chromosome 1, HU_Pman_BW_mat_3.1, whole genome shotgun sequence includes:
- the Erich4 gene encoding glutamate-rich protein 4, translating to MVQTMELWVQLKQAGLEPLGLGPLPQALRMPLPEGNPGQTLMSSGTELGGAREPLLWIWEELGNLRRVDVQLLGQLCHLGLEMGALREELVTILEEEEEEEKEEEEGSCVEEEEEGPQGKQEEGHPGASFPAQHLPHFEMII from the exons ATGGTTCAGACTATGGAGCTGTGGGTACAGCTGAAGCAGGCCGGGCTGGAGCCCCTTGGATTGGGCCCACTCCCCCAGGCCCTAAGAATGCCCCTGCCAGAGGGGAACCCAGGCCAGACCCTTATGTCCTCAGGGACGGAACTTGGGGGCGCCAGAGAGCCGTTGttgtggatctgggaggagttg GGGAACCTGCGCAGAGTGGATGTCCAGCTGTTGGGACAGCTGTGTCACCTGGGACTGGAGATGGGTGCCCTGCGGGAGGAGCTGGTCACCAtcctggaagaggaggaggaagaagagaaggaggaggaagagggcagctgtgttgaagaagaggaagaagggcctcaggggaagcaggaggaaggacaTCCTGGTGCCTCCTTTCCAGCTCAGCACCTCCCTCACTTTGAGATGATCATCTGA
- the Dmac2 gene encoding distal membrane-arm assembly complex protein 2 isoform X5, which produces MAASRAFLRLGAREWNGRAKGIHSKSESATPDSNQKRRTLLQFLSDHFHDIQALREYLLQKQVSKVNRKNRSFTNTQEKYGPYVTGALFILKQGGAVKFQDKEWIRPNDRGHFPTEFMKFQEVPVEAVDASGCAINYQGMSNLLPLKELRSLSLQRCPNVDDWCLSRLYLLANSLQELSLAGCPRVSERGLACLHHLQNLQRLDISDLPAVSHPGLIQILVEEMLPHCEVLGADWAQGLKLEPDQQPQDTSSPGSP; this is translated from the exons ATGGCGGCGTCCAGGGCG TTTCTGCGCCTGGGTGCCCGAGAATGGAATGGGAGAGCCAAGGGCATCCATAGCAAGAGTGAGTCGGCGACCCCAGACAGCAATCAGAAGAGACGGACGCTGTTACAGTTCCTCTCAGACCACTTCCATGACATCCAGGCTCTGAGAGAGTATCTGCTCCAGAAGCAGGTATCAAAAGTGAACCGGAAGAATCG ATCCTTCACTAACACCCAGGAGAAATATGGCCCATATGTCACAGGTGCCCTCTTCATCCTGAAGCAGGGAGGCGCAGTGAA GTTTCAGGACAAGGAGTGGATCCGGCCAAATGACCGTGGCCATTTTCCTACTGAGTTCATGAAGTTCCAGGAGGTACCTGTGGAGGCTGTGGATGCCAGTGGCTGTGCCATCAACTACCAGGGCATGAGTAACCTTT TGCCCCTGAAGGAACTGCGGTCTCTGTCGCTGCAGCGCTGCCCCAATGTGGATGACTGGTGCCTCAGCCGCCTCTACCTACTGGCTAACTCCCTGCAGGAGCTCTCGCTGGCCGGATGCCCCCGAGTCTCAGAACGGGGTCTTGcctgcctccaccacctcca GAACCTCCAAAGGCTGGACATCTCAGACCTCCCTGCTGTGTCCCACCCAGGCCTCATTCAGATCCTGGTAGAAGAGATGTTGCCCCATTGTGAGGTCCTTGGTGCTGACTGGGCCCAGGGCCTGAAGCTGGAGCCAGACCAGCAGCCTCAGGACACATCTAGCCCAGGCTCTCCCTAG
- the Dmac2 gene encoding distal membrane-arm assembly complex protein 2 isoform X4, translating to MAASRAFLRLGAREWNGRAKGIHSKSESATPDSNQKRRTLLQFLSDHFHDIQALREYLLQKQVSKVNRKNRSFTNTQEKYGPYVTGALFILKQGGAVKFQDKEWIRPNDRGHFPTEFMKFQEVPVEAVDASGCAINYQGMSNLSVPLKELRSLSLQRCPNVDDWCLSRLYLLANSLQELSLAGCPRVSERGLACLHHLQNLQRLDISDLPAVSHPGLIQILVEEMLPHCEVLGADWAQGLKLEPDQQPQDTSSPGSP from the exons ATGGCGGCGTCCAGGGCG TTTCTGCGCCTGGGTGCCCGAGAATGGAATGGGAGAGCCAAGGGCATCCATAGCAAGAGTGAGTCGGCGACCCCAGACAGCAATCAGAAGAGACGGACGCTGTTACAGTTCCTCTCAGACCACTTCCATGACATCCAGGCTCTGAGAGAGTATCTGCTCCAGAAGCAGGTATCAAAAGTGAACCGGAAGAATCG ATCCTTCACTAACACCCAGGAGAAATATGGCCCATATGTCACAGGTGCCCTCTTCATCCTGAAGCAGGGAGGCGCAGTGAA GTTTCAGGACAAGGAGTGGATCCGGCCAAATGACCGTGGCCATTTTCCTACTGAGTTCATGAAGTTCCAGGAGGTACCTGTGGAGGCTGTGGATGCCAGTGGCTGTGCCATCAACTACCAGGGCATGAGTAACCTTT CAGTGCCCCTGAAGGAACTGCGGTCTCTGTCGCTGCAGCGCTGCCCCAATGTGGATGACTGGTGCCTCAGCCGCCTCTACCTACTGGCTAACTCCCTGCAGGAGCTCTCGCTGGCCGGATGCCCCCGAGTCTCAGAACGGGGTCTTGcctgcctccaccacctcca GAACCTCCAAAGGCTGGACATCTCAGACCTCCCTGCTGTGTCCCACCCAGGCCTCATTCAGATCCTGGTAGAAGAGATGTTGCCCCATTGTGAGGTCCTTGGTGCTGACTGGGCCCAGGGCCTGAAGCTGGAGCCAGACCAGCAGCCTCAGGACACATCTAGCCCAGGCTCTCCCTAG
- the Dmac2 gene encoding distal membrane-arm assembly complex protein 2 isoform X2, with translation MRADWPIRGIGRLILGERLESDLEWDLSECRFLRLGAREWNGRAKGIHSKSESATPDSNQKRRTLLQFLSDHFHDIQALREYLLQKQVSKVNRKNRSFTNTQEKYGPYVTGALFILKQGGAVKFQDKEWIRPNDRGHFPTEFMKFQEVPVEAVDASGCAINYQGMSNLLPLKELRSLSLQRCPNVDDWCLSRLYLLANSLQELSLAGCPRVSERGLACLHHLQNLQRLDISDLPAVSHPGLIQILVEEMLPHCEVLGADWAQGLKLEPDQQPQDTSSPGSP, from the exons ATGAGAGCGGACTGGCCAATTAGAGGAATAGGGCGGCTCATCCTGGGCGAGCGGCTAGAATCGGACCTGGAATGGGATTTGAGCGAGTGCAGA TTTCTGCGCCTGGGTGCCCGAGAATGGAATGGGAGAGCCAAGGGCATCCATAGCAAGAGTGAGTCGGCGACCCCAGACAGCAATCAGAAGAGACGGACGCTGTTACAGTTCCTCTCAGACCACTTCCATGACATCCAGGCTCTGAGAGAGTATCTGCTCCAGAAGCAGGTATCAAAAGTGAACCGGAAGAATCG ATCCTTCACTAACACCCAGGAGAAATATGGCCCATATGTCACAGGTGCCCTCTTCATCCTGAAGCAGGGAGGCGCAGTGAA GTTTCAGGACAAGGAGTGGATCCGGCCAAATGACCGTGGCCATTTTCCTACTGAGTTCATGAAGTTCCAGGAGGTACCTGTGGAGGCTGTGGATGCCAGTGGCTGTGCCATCAACTACCAGGGCATGAGTAACCTTT TGCCCCTGAAGGAACTGCGGTCTCTGTCGCTGCAGCGCTGCCCCAATGTGGATGACTGGTGCCTCAGCCGCCTCTACCTACTGGCTAACTCCCTGCAGGAGCTCTCGCTGGCCGGATGCCCCCGAGTCTCAGAACGGGGTCTTGcctgcctccaccacctcca GAACCTCCAAAGGCTGGACATCTCAGACCTCCCTGCTGTGTCCCACCCAGGCCTCATTCAGATCCTGGTAGAAGAGATGTTGCCCCATTGTGAGGTCCTTGGTGCTGACTGGGCCCAGGGCCTGAAGCTGGAGCCAGACCAGCAGCCTCAGGACACATCTAGCCCAGGCTCTCCCTAG
- the Dmac2 gene encoding distal membrane-arm assembly complex protein 2 isoform X1, producing MRADWPIRGIGRLILGERLESDLEWDLSECRFLRLGAREWNGRAKGIHSKSESATPDSNQKRRTLLQFLSDHFHDIQALREYLLQKQVSKVNRKNRSFTNTQEKYGPYVTGALFILKQGGAVKFQDKEWIRPNDRGHFPTEFMKFQEVPVEAVDASGCAINYQGMSNLSVPLKELRSLSLQRCPNVDDWCLSRLYLLANSLQELSLAGCPRVSERGLACLHHLQNLQRLDISDLPAVSHPGLIQILVEEMLPHCEVLGADWAQGLKLEPDQQPQDTSSPGSP from the exons ATGAGAGCGGACTGGCCAATTAGAGGAATAGGGCGGCTCATCCTGGGCGAGCGGCTAGAATCGGACCTGGAATGGGATTTGAGCGAGTGCAGA TTTCTGCGCCTGGGTGCCCGAGAATGGAATGGGAGAGCCAAGGGCATCCATAGCAAGAGTGAGTCGGCGACCCCAGACAGCAATCAGAAGAGACGGACGCTGTTACAGTTCCTCTCAGACCACTTCCATGACATCCAGGCTCTGAGAGAGTATCTGCTCCAGAAGCAGGTATCAAAAGTGAACCGGAAGAATCG ATCCTTCACTAACACCCAGGAGAAATATGGCCCATATGTCACAGGTGCCCTCTTCATCCTGAAGCAGGGAGGCGCAGTGAA GTTTCAGGACAAGGAGTGGATCCGGCCAAATGACCGTGGCCATTTTCCTACTGAGTTCATGAAGTTCCAGGAGGTACCTGTGGAGGCTGTGGATGCCAGTGGCTGTGCCATCAACTACCAGGGCATGAGTAACCTTT CAGTGCCCCTGAAGGAACTGCGGTCTCTGTCGCTGCAGCGCTGCCCCAATGTGGATGACTGGTGCCTCAGCCGCCTCTACCTACTGGCTAACTCCCTGCAGGAGCTCTCGCTGGCCGGATGCCCCCGAGTCTCAGAACGGGGTCTTGcctgcctccaccacctcca GAACCTCCAAAGGCTGGACATCTCAGACCTCCCTGCTGTGTCCCACCCAGGCCTCATTCAGATCCTGGTAGAAGAGATGTTGCCCCATTGTGAGGTCCTTGGTGCTGACTGGGCCCAGGGCCTGAAGCTGGAGCCAGACCAGCAGCCTCAGGACACATCTAGCCCAGGCTCTCCCTAG
- the Dmac2 gene encoding distal membrane-arm assembly complex protein 2 isoform X3 — translation MEEFGEMFGIPKFLRLGAREWNGRAKGIHSKSESATPDSNQKRRTLLQFLSDHFHDIQALREYLLQKQVSKVNRKNRSFTNTQEKYGPYVTGALFILKQGGAVKFQDKEWIRPNDRGHFPTEFMKFQEVPVEAVDASGCAINYQGMSNLSVPLKELRSLSLQRCPNVDDWCLSRLYLLANSLQELSLAGCPRVSERGLACLHHLQNLQRLDISDLPAVSHPGLIQILVEEMLPHCEVLGADWAQGLKLEPDQQPQDTSSPGSP, via the exons AtggaagaatttggagaaatgttTGGAATCCCAAAG TTTCTGCGCCTGGGTGCCCGAGAATGGAATGGGAGAGCCAAGGGCATCCATAGCAAGAGTGAGTCGGCGACCCCAGACAGCAATCAGAAGAGACGGACGCTGTTACAGTTCCTCTCAGACCACTTCCATGACATCCAGGCTCTGAGAGAGTATCTGCTCCAGAAGCAGGTATCAAAAGTGAACCGGAAGAATCG ATCCTTCACTAACACCCAGGAGAAATATGGCCCATATGTCACAGGTGCCCTCTTCATCCTGAAGCAGGGAGGCGCAGTGAA GTTTCAGGACAAGGAGTGGATCCGGCCAAATGACCGTGGCCATTTTCCTACTGAGTTCATGAAGTTCCAGGAGGTACCTGTGGAGGCTGTGGATGCCAGTGGCTGTGCCATCAACTACCAGGGCATGAGTAACCTTT CAGTGCCCCTGAAGGAACTGCGGTCTCTGTCGCTGCAGCGCTGCCCCAATGTGGATGACTGGTGCCTCAGCCGCCTCTACCTACTGGCTAACTCCCTGCAGGAGCTCTCGCTGGCCGGATGCCCCCGAGTCTCAGAACGGGGTCTTGcctgcctccaccacctcca GAACCTCCAAAGGCTGGACATCTCAGACCTCCCTGCTGTGTCCCACCCAGGCCTCATTCAGATCCTGGTAGAAGAGATGTTGCCCCATTGTGAGGTCCTTGGTGCTGACTGGGCCCAGGGCCTGAAGCTGGAGCCAGACCAGCAGCCTCAGGACACATCTAGCCCAGGCTCTCCCTAG
- the B3gnt8 gene encoding UDP-GlcNAc:betaGal beta-1,3-N-acetylglucosaminyltransferase 8 — MRCRKCQLCLSALLTLLGLKVYIEWTSESWLNKAEPRGTLLSPTPPIAEPTLPINLSARLGQTGPLSLAYWNQQQRHLRVLPSTDCQTWGTVAASEILDFFMYPQDLQRFLLSAACRSFPLWLPAGGGNPVASCSNKDVPYLLLAVKSEPGHFAARQAVRETWGSAAAGTRLLFLLGSPLGMGGPDLRSLVTWESQHYGDLLLWDFLDVPYNRTLKDLLLLTWLSRHCPDVNFVLQVQDDAFVHVPALLEHLQALPPTWARSLYLGEVFTQAKPLRKPGGPFYVPKTFFEGDYPAYASGGGYVISGRLVPWLLQAATRVVPFPFDDVYTGFCFRALGLVPRAHPGFLTAWPADRTRDPCKIRGLLLVHPVSPQDTIRLWKHLWGPELQC, encoded by the coding sequence ATGCGTTGCCGCAAGTGCCAGCTCTGCCTGTCAGCACTGCTCACACTCCTGGGCCTCAAAGTATACATCGAGTGGACATCTGAGTCCTGGCTTAACAAGGCTGAACCCCGGGGCACCCTGCTCAGTCCCACACCACCCATCGCTGAGCCCACTCTGCCCATCAACCTCTCAGCACGCCTGGGTCAGACTGGCCCACTGTCCTTGGCTTACTGGAACCAGCAGCAGCGGCATCTGCGAGTCCTGCCCAGTACAGACTGCCAGACTTGGGGGACTGTTGCTGCCTCAGAGATCTTGGACTTCTTTATGTACCCCCAGGACCTCCAGCGCTTCTTGCTATCAGCAGCCTGTAGGAGCTTCCCACTATGGCTGCCTGCAGGGGGAGGCAACCCAGTGGCCAGCTGCTCTAATAAGGATGTCCCCTACCTGCTCCTGGCTGTCAAGTCAGAACCAGGACACTTTGCAGCACGCCAGGCTGTGAGAGAGACCTGGGGCAGTGCAGCCGCTGGGACCCGGTTGCTCTTCCTGCTGGGGTCCCCATTAGGAATGGGGGGTCCTGACCTAAGATCACTGGTAACATGGGAGAGCCAGCACTATGGTGACCTGCTGCTCTGGGACTTCCTGGATGTTCCCTACAACCGGACACTCAAAGACCTGCTGCTGCTGACCTGGCTGAGCCGCCACTGCCCCGACGTGAATTTTGTCCTGCAGGTGCAGGATGATGCCTTTGTGCATGTCCCTGCCCTGCTGGAGCACCTACAGGCACTGCCGCCCACCTGGGCCCGCAGCCTCTACCTGGGGGAGGTCTTCACCCAGGCCAAGCCGCTCCGCAAGCCTGGAGGACCCTTCTATGTGCCGAAGACCTTCTTTGAAGGTGACTACCCAGCCTACGCAAGTGGAGGTGGCTATGTCATCTCGGGACGCCTGGTGCCCTGGCTGTTGCAGGCAGCAACCCGTGTGGTACCTTTTCCCTTTGATGATGTCTACACTGGCTTCTGCTTCCGTGCCCTGGGCTTAGTGCCCCGTGCCCATCCAGGGTTCCTCACAGCCTGGCCAGCAGACCGCACCAGGGACCCCTGCAAAATACGAGGCCTGCTGCTGGTGCATCCAGTCAGCCCCCAGGACACCATTAGGCTCTGGAAACACCTGTGGGGCCCCGAGCTCCAGTGCTGA
- the Bckdha gene encoding 2-oxoisovalerate dehydrogenase subunit alpha, mitochondrial, with translation MVVAMSLAKIWRPGRVLGQAALLLLRRPGVRGLARSQPSRQQQQFPSLDDKPQFPGASAEFVDKLEFIQPNVISGIPIYRVMDRQGQIINPSEDPHLPQEEVLKLYRSMTLLNTMDRILYESQRQGRISFYMTNYGEEGTHVGSAAALDRTDLVFGQYREAGVLMYRDYPLELFMAQCYGNVNDPGKGRQMPVHYGCKERHFVTISSPLATQIPQAVGAAYAAKRANANRIVICYFGEGAASEGDAHAGFNFAATLECPIIFFCRNNGYAISTPTSEQYRGDGIAARGPGYGILSIRVDGNDVFAVYNATKEARRRAVAENQPFLIEAMTYRIGHHSTSDDSSAYRSVDEVNYWDKQDHPISRLRLYLLSQGWWDEEQEKAWRKQSRKKVMEAFEQAERKLKPNPNLLFSDVYQEMPAQLRRQQESLARHLQTYGEHYPLDHFDK, from the exons CAAcccagcaggcagcagcagcagttccCATCCCTGGACGACAAGCCCCAGTTCCCAGGGGCCTCGGCGGAGTTTGTAGACAAGCTTGAGTTCATCCAACCCAATGTCATCTCTGGTATCCCCATCTACCGTGTCATGGACCGCCAGGGCCAGATCATCAACCCCAGTGAAGACCCCCAT ctGCCCCAGGAGGAGGTACTGAAGTTATACAGGAGCATGACGCTGCTCAACACCATGGACCGAATTCTCTATGAGTCCCAACGGCAG GGCCGGATCTCCTTCTACATGACCAACTATGGTGAGGAAGGGACACATGTGGGGAGTGCCGCCGCCCTGGACCGTACAGACCTGGTGTTTGGCCAGTACCGGGAGGCAG GTGTGCTCATGTACCGGGACTACCCTCTGGAACTGTTCATGGCCCAGTGCTACGGCAACGTGAATGACCCAGGCAAGGGGCGCCAGATGCCCGTTCACTATGGCTGCAAGGAGCGCCACTTCGTCACCATCTCCTCTCCACTGGCCACGCAGATCCCTCAGG CGGTGGGGGCAGCCTATGCTGCCAAGCGGGCCAATGCCAACCGGATCGTGATCTGTTACTTCGGTGAGGGGGCAGCCAGTGAAGGGGATGCCCATGCCGGCTTCAACTTTGCTGCCACCCTGGAGTGTCCTATCATCTTCTTCTGCCGGAACAATGGCTATGCCATCTCCACACCAACCTCCGAGCAGTACCGCGGGGATGGCATTG CGGCTCGAGGCCCTGGGTATGGCATCCTGTCAATCCGTGTGGACGGCAACGATGTGTTTGCAGTGTACAATGCCACCAAGGAGGCCCGACGGCGGGCTGTGGCTGAGAACCAACCCTTCCTCATTGAGGCCATGACCTACAG GATTGGGCACCACAGCACCAGTGATGACAGCTCAGCATACCGTTCGGTGGACGAGGTCAATTACTGGGACAAGCAGGACCACCCAATCTCCAGGCTGAGGCTATATCTGCTGAGCCAGGGTTGGTGGGATGAGGAGCAGGAGAAGGCCTGGAGGAAGCAGTCACGGAAGAAG gtgatggAGGCCTTTGAACAGGCTGAGCGGAAGCTAAAGCCCAACCCAAACCTGCTCTTCTCCGACGTGTACCAGGAGATGCCCGCCCAGCTCCGCAGGCAGCAGGAGTCCCTGGCACGACATCTGCAGACCTATGGGGAGCACTACCCCCTGGACCACTTTGACAAGTGA